The region TTAGGAAACGGAAACTTTGGCATTTCTAATCTTGACTTTATCTGTGCGGGTGATTTGGGTGTAATCACTTCTACTGGGGCTTAAGAGGGTCTCTTCAGcgcccagccctgctgctggtgggatCTGCTAATCTTTCCTGCTTATTTGCCAGCTCTGTGATAGTTGATCTGatcctgtttctgtttctgacaTCCACTGGATGAGAAAACACTTCCTTTGGTTAGAAGACTAATGTCTCTGTTATTTTCAGAATGCCACAGTATTGTTTCCTCCGACTCATGCTCTGCTTTTACAGTTTATGAATTCACACCTCTTACTTAAGCAAAAAATAAGCAGGAGAAAATCGACTAAAAATTGCAAAGTAGAACTTCATTTTGAAGTCAGATGCAGTGAAGGACAGTcacctgtgcagcagcaggccCCCACAGAGAGGGTGCAGGATACAGCCCATGTGGGGAACCTCAGCTTGTAGTGAGTGCCCTGTCCATGCTACAGGAGGAgagacagggagcagagggcaaGGCTGTGTGAtccaaggcagcagagctgcagcaccaaCCACAGTGCCTGATCCCAGAAGACCTGGTACTCCTGTCTTACGGGAGGAGATGGCCATTTGGCAGGATCAGCCCCTTCACAGCTGGCacacaggctggagcagcccccaATGTCACCAACAGCCCTTTCTCCTGTCCTCCTGCCACCAAGTCCTTGAAacagagcctgctgctgccagggaaaggtTCCTGCTGCTTGCTGAAGGGTCTGCTCAGCAATGGACATGATCCATTACTGAGCTAACCACATCAGCATGACTTCATTATAAAGCTTCCCACTGCTGACTGTCCCTCTGATGCCAGCACAACTTTGAGGGACAGAAAATCAGTCCCACCATGGTTCCTTCCTCTAGTTGATGTGCCTGTCCTGAAAGGaacaaggaggaaaacacagctgaCCTTAGCTGGTCTCTAAGAAGTCTTGCAAGCAGGTAGCCACTGCTGATGGGCTCATGCTTCCACCCTCCTGGCTATCCCAGCTCTCTGGGACAAACCTTCTGGCCTCTTCCCAGCAGAACtaagtttttattaaataattaagtAGATTTTTCTCTTGAGACTTTTCCCTGTGTGATGCCTTACTGCTGGGTGCTGTTTAAGCCCCTTGGTCCCTCAGGGCAGGCACAGGTCTCATGGAAATGTTTGCTGGATAATCTGAATCAGCAAAGTGTAGCAAACCCCAGTCCTGCACATCCAAGGCATCCAGCCACGCTGTGTGGAACAAGATCTGGGTCAGAGGAACAGCACAGATGTGTGAAGATGCCTTCAGCCTAGAGCAGTGGTTTTCAATCTGTGGGCtcttaaaaacataaattaaaattgcCCCAATTAGCTACAGCTGCAGGTGGAAAACCACTGGCCTGGGAGAGTCCCCTCACTGCAGTCACTGACACTGACATAGCTGAGCAAGTCCTGCACAAATTctcagtgctctgtgtgtgtagtTGTGTGTGGGCAGCTGCCCACCTTGTCCTGACTGCCATCTCTTGTCaccctgcagcagaggagctcatGGAGATGGATGATTCGGGTTCAGTGTACACTGGCATTCTCAGTTATGGCACtggctttttcctccttctcctggtgCTGGTCTTGGTGATTGTCTGGAGGATGAAAATGCCAAACAAAAAGGCCATGAACACCCCCACTGTTCAGAAAGTCTCCAAATTCCCACTGAAGAGACAGGTAACAGAAAGTAGATACAAGATTCCTATTCCCCCctatttttattcccttttttgtttcgttttcctcctccttctctttcaaattCTCTCTCTAGGTGAGAAGCACCACCAGAAAAACATTGCCTGAGAGAGACATAATTTGGCTGCAGCCTAGAAGTGTGACccccttttatttatttctgtgccagTGGAGATTTGGCTGAGGTGGCAGCTGACTCTGGCTCATGAGCAGCCCCCACTGCTGTTGGCCTTACCCAAGAGGTTCTGGCAGTGCAGCTGTGAGTGCCACAGAAATCAAATCTGGCAGGGGAAGTCCAGTCCAGgctccctggaggagcagggatctGGGGAGAAGGAGCACTGGTTGTGCTCATTCCTGCTTTCACAGATGTCCCTGGTGAGCCCAGAGCTGTTCCGTGGTGGTGGTGGGAGGTTCCCTGTGCAGTTAGAAATGTTCTGCTGCATGAAATTGCAGAGAGGCAGGAATAAAAGACACCCTGTGAAACCCACAGTGAAGGGTACAGATTTCAAGCTTTGGCTGCAAGCCCAATGGTGGGCATTGACAGTGCCAGGGTGGGAGAAATCACTTCATAGCCTGGATGGGCTGTGGAGATGGAACAGAACAACTGAATGGATTATACCTCCTGATGCTGGGGGGCACTGGCTGACCTGTCCCTCCTTTCCACCTGCTAAACACTTGACTGTAAGTCCCTAAATGAGTGGATTTCTCAAGGGCAGGGGCATTTCCCAGTTAAAAGTTCACAGAAATCTTGTCCATGGGCAAAGAGAGCTCAAACCTCCTCAGTGATCCATCTATGGGCATGGCTTGCCCTGGAGATACAGTTGGCAATAACACTTCATTTGCTCTACCCAAGCAGGTGTCGCTGGAGTCCAACTCTTCCATGAATTCCAACACGCCCCTGGTCCGGATCACGCGCCTCTCCTCCAGCGATGGGCCAATGCTGGCCAACGTTTCcgagctggagctgcctccagATCCCAAGTGGGAATTGACTCGTTCTCGGTCAGTCAAAGCCATGGGTTGGGatctctgtgcctgctgggaGTGTCCCCACACCAGGACCCCCTAACACACCTgtttgttcctccctccagcctgaCCCTGGGGAAGCCGCTTGGTGAGGGGTGTTTTGGCCAAGTGGTGATGGCAGAAGCAATTGGGATTGATAAGGACAAGCCAAACAAGGCCATCACAGTTGCTGTCAAGATGTTAAAAGGTATGGGGAGTCCACAGAGGACAGAACAGCATGTTGTGCTGGGATTTCCTCTCTTTGCCTCTCTTTTAAGACTTTTATACAAACTAGGtagaacaaaagaaagcaggaacAGCCTCTCCTCCCCTTTACCCACACAGCCTGGGGGTGAGGAGAGCAGGCAAAAGTGCAAATCCCATCAGGAAGAGAGGCTGGGAATTAACCCAGTTCTCTGCCAAGAGGTAATAACATCCCTGACAAGAAGGAGAACCCCCTTCAGTTCTAGCCAGTCCAATGAATCAGCCCACTCCCTACTCCTCCCCTAACCAGCGCTGCCTGTTCTTCCAAAAGCTTGTGCATCAACCTCAGTGGAGACTTTGCAAAATTTCAGCTGACAAACTCCTTGAGGAACTTTTTCATGGAAGAAACTTGATCCTGGACACATGAGAGGTTAAAGGGAGACCAGAAATGGGGGATTCAGTGGTGCCTCTAGATAAATCTCCATTTCCAATCCTGCCCTCAGACACAGTAACCACAAACAGCTGAGGATTCACCCGGAGCAAGCAGGGCAGTGGGCAGCCTGGGCTTGAGGTTAAATGGGGAGGATGTTCtaaagaaatttattatttcttttcagaaattggtttatttcatttacatttcttGCAGTCCTTTCTGAAGCTGTTTTTGTAAATTGGAACATTTCCAactttccaaacaaaaatattcctctgGGGAGGATTTCCCCAATTTTTCTACTTTTGTAGatgggtttttctgtttttgcagAGAAATTGCAACTTTCCATCCAAAAAAATAcgttccctcccagccctgacCTTCTATCATCATTAACTCTTAGCCCCTAGAGATGAGGGACAGAAACTGTCAGAAAAGCAGGTACCAGCTACCAAATTGtgaaattttgttctttattacTTGTGAGGATGAAACAGAAGATGGAAGGCATTACTGTTTTCCATATGAACATTTACCTGCGCTTATttgttcttctgtctttttttttgttgccaTGGTagtaggttttgtttttatttcaataattcTTCCCAAAGTAGAATAACACCAAATACAGCCATATTCTGAGTGTCGTTTACCCATCAAAGCCCAACATGGCTGCACAGCAGTTGTAACCATACCCCtaaacactttattttcttccttactttttttttctttcctcctgtaCTTTCTCCAGATGATGCCACAGACAAAGACCTTTCTGACCTGGTCTCTGAGATGGAAATGATGAAAATGATTGGGAAGCACAAAAACATTATTAACCTCCTTGGTGCCTGCACACAGGACGGTACGTAGCAGAGCAGCCCGGTGCTAGCAAGGTCGTGGGAGGCTCAGATTTGGCTGTTCCTTCTTTGTAATTACTCACTGGCTGCCCAAAGTGGCCGAGATGAGATATGGGTGgtcagctcctcctctgctggaTGCTGATGTGCTCTTCCTTGCAGGACCACTGTACGTGTTGGTGGAGTACGCGTCAAAGGGGAACTTGCGGGAATACCTCAGGGCACGTCGCCCACCTGGCATGGACTATTCCTTTGACACCTGTAAGCTGCCCGAGGAGCAGCTGACGTTTAAGGACCTGGTTTCCTGTGCCTACCAGGTGGCACGGGGCATGGAGTACTTGGCATCTCAGAAAGTGAGTCGAGAAACTTCATTTGGTAGAAGCCTCGGTCAAAGCCACGCTTTCAAAGACAGGGAATGTTCTGTGTGTGGGACAACCCCAGGCCAAACATTGCAGGCTTCTCCCTTTAGAGGCCAGATTTTGCTGGATGAAGTATCTTGGAGTTTTGAAGATGGAGGCTTCATTCATATTCTATGTCCCCATATGCTGGCTGCATTCCTGAACCATGCAGCTGTACAGCTTCACTTGCAGGACCATTAAACACCCACAAAATTCCTATAAAAGCACTAgcaacccagaccattctgtaATATATTGGGGATGCCTtaatttgaagattttttttcccctcaaacaTCATCTTGCACTCATTTTCCTGggggaagcagcacagaaaagcagctgcagttctCAATAACCACCCACAGAGGAGGGAAAGTGGCTTTCTCACCCTTGCATCCTgtctggggagaaaaagcacAAGTTTGCCCGTAAGGGCACCCATGAGGTGTTGCTAAGAGGTGGTTCCCACTGAGCAGGCACTGTGGGGTGGTgacacacagagccaggagctgagcagtgCCCACAGCTTTATGAGCCTGGGAGTCAATGAAACGGCAGCTCATAAACCTCATGGTGCTGCTGGTTCCAGGCGCGAGCAGCTAACGAGCCCTTATTTATTGGCTTGCTCACCTTTCACAGTGCATTCATCGCGACTTGGCAGCCAGGAACGTGTTAGTCACTGAAGATAATGTGATGAAAATAGCTGATTTTGGCCTCGCCAGAGACGTTCACAACATTGACTATTACAAGAAAACCACCAATGTAAGTACAGAGCTGCCAAGCACATGCAGTTCTCCTTCTGGCAGGGAACTCAGTTATCTCTGCAGCAAGTGGCCCTTGTCCCACATCTCCCTTTCTAGAGGGGCTTAGGAGGAAGAAATCTTCACCTGGTGAGGGACTGTAGATTGGCAGGAGTCTGTCCACCAtctgttttttccctgacaGATCCTGGTCCTGCTAGCAGCTAGTGATGTCTCAGCTCTAGGCAGGATGCTTTAGACTAAGAGAAACTGAGGTTTCTCCCAAACAGGAATGCAGCCCTTTCCAGTCTGCTCCACTACTGTTCATAAAGGTCCCAAGGAGCCAACTTCTATCTCACCAGAGCCCTTGACAGTGGAATGTCACTTCTTGTAAACCTGGATTTACCTGTCTTTCAtgcatttctctcatttttacATCTGAGCTCCTTGATTCCACTGCCAAGAGTGAGAAGATGGTCCCAGACAAGGGCTGAGGCCTGAAGTTGTTTATATTTTCTCCAGAGAGGAATTTACAAATGAAGGGCTGAGAGAAGCCCTGTGCCTTGGTTCAGAGCCTGCAGCAGATGTTGAGCCCTGAGGAAAAACCCTAACTAGGACAGAGTGAGGAGATGGCAGTGGAAGATTGAGGGCAGTGCAGAACCTAGAGGTCTTGGGATTGCAAGGGGTTTAAATGTCCAAGCAGTTCTTTGAAGCCCACCATGTCCATACTGATCCACTTTAGTAGCATTTCAGCAATCTTTCTTAATCATCAATTAATAACAATTCTTGGGAATTTTAATCACAGATCAGatggattttttccctgtttgagCTTTGTGGGACAACTGAGAGCATAATCCCATTTGTATAACCTGCCTGTGTCCCGTCTCTAGTTGTCTCCCCTCAGTGAGATAGTGGGTGAGACGAGGACAAAGTTCCCCCATATCCAGATTATGGCTCAAACACAAAACAGTACTTTGTGTCTCCCTCCAGGGGCCAAACAAAGCCCCAGAGAATTACAATTAATCTAGTCTTTCTCATCTTATATTTCTCATACGACAGTCTGTGTTTATGACTCGGATGTAGGATGGGATCAATCCTCCTCCTTTAGCCTCCAGCTGAAGATCAGGATTTGTTTCTTAGAGGACCTGACCCTTGCCTTCACTCTTTGGAAGTTTCACCTCAAGCTGAACCTAAACTGGGTTTGGACTTGGGGTCAGCTACTTTCCAGACAAAGAGATGGGAAGCGTtgtcctgtgctctgccacAGAGTTCACTGCATCTGTGAGCCTTGAATGCTGTTCCCATGCAAAGATTTAGATGCACTGATATGTTAAACCTGCCTTGGCAGTGAGATACAGTCCTGTACAGAGAGCATTTACTGCAAAGATTGTCAGTGAAGATCCAGGGATCAAATGCTCTAATCTGTTTATATGTGGCCACTGCTGCTTTGCCCAGTGACCAGGAAGGCAGATGTGGttgttaatgaaaatgtttcaaaccGGATTAGAAAAGAAGATTCAGATGGTGCCATTGTGGCTGGGGGAATATGCTGATGGGATGTTCCCATTGTCTTCCTAATTACAGGGTCGGCTGCCTGTGAAATGGATGGCTCCAGAAGCCTTGTTTGACCGGGTCTATACTCACCAGAGCGATGTGTAAGCAAACctacactttaaaaaaaataataggacAGGGAAATCAACACCTGTAGTATGTTACAGACAGAAGTACTGCTAAACATGACCAGGGCTCATTCCCTGATGGAGTGCCTGGGGATGCAAAAGTACAGGAATTGATTTCAAGCTGCGTCTTCATGCGCGTGGTCTTATTTTGCTGTTATCTGGTTGCTTTCATCTGAGGATCTCTGGGGAGCGCCTGAAAAATTACTGGAAAGCAGGGAAGTAGTTCTTGTCCACTTTATAGATGAGGTGATTcatccagcagctgaaaaatacTGTACTAAAAAaacttcatgaaaaaaaattacccttgGCGTCCTCCACGCTTTGCTCCAGACAGTTCCACTTCAATCAAGGATGTGGAATGAACTTGAAATACTCTGTCTGCTGTTAGGATTGTCAAAGAATATTCAGCAAATAGTCTCAGATTAATTTTgccatttcatttattttcattatttttcctaatCCTGTCTGTTTTAGTGCCTCTGCACAGTAAGCAAACAGCAGAGCACTCCTTACATGTAAATCAGTAACACACTGAATTTTGCAAGGGCTGAAGCAGCTCCACATGTACactagctttttattttaatatttgatcAATAATGGCATTTTTATAGCCAGCCTGCCTTCTCCCCAGAGCTCATGGCTTGCAGTTGGACAAGTGaatcttttctatttctgtatttttcagatattttggcttttattaATCTTAAATCATAGTTTCCCTGCTTAGGTAATGCTGCAGAGGGCATGACAGATAAATCAAAGCTAGAGAATGGGAGAGTGAGTGTGCGTGTAAGTGAAACAGAGACAGATAATCCCtgtttttagaaagaaaatgaagaaggcataagttatttttgaaaaaaaggacttttaaccagagcacagctgcaggaCTGAAGTGTGTAACATTAGTGCTTTGCTGATTTTTGTTGGGGTATTTTTCTCCCGGCTTGGCCAGTGAAATGAGTGTTGTAACAAGCAAGTTTTGGTATCAGCTTGCACAATTAGTGGCCTGTGGTTCCAAGCCTGCAATTCAGTGAAGCCGTGCATGAATAATTTGATTTGTTCCATTCAGTGGAGCTGGTGGAAGACCTAACAAAGAGCTGGCGGTGATAGATGGGCTGTCACCTATCTGATTAAATGCTCATTTCAATTTCAGACTTGGTGCCTGGGATTTCTTTGCTATTGAGTTGGATCAGCAGAGATCTCCAAGTAACTAGTAAAAATGGCCTAGGCAATTAGTCATGCTATTGATGACTTTGTTAGATATGCATGGCTGCACAGAAATAAAGCCAAGCAAGGGGGATGGGATATGGGGGGgggcttggaaaaaaaaaccctcactgaATTTTAAAGATCTTTCTTTGGTTTCCAGCTGGTCTTTTGGAGTGCTACTATGGGAGATCTTCACTTTAGGAGGGTCTCCATACCCAGGAATTCCCGTTGAGGAACTCTTCAAGCTCTTGAAGGAAGGCCATCGGATGGACAAACCTGCAAATTGCACCCATGATTTGTGAGTGTGTGCTGGGGGCTGACCTTGCTCCACTCCCCATTGCCTCTGAGGCCAAACCCACCGCGCTGGGCTCTAGGGTCTAGGCTGTTGGGACATTCCCACTGGGACATTGCGTGGCCATCTCCAAGTTGGCTTTCCTCAGCCCATTGCTGCTGAGTGACATGCAGCACCTCCCCTCTCTGGGCAGGTGACACCTGGGGGTGTAGTTCTGGTGTGTCACCTTCAGGACAGGTCCTCCTGCTCTGAGGGCATGGTCATGCATCTGATGATCAGTAATGAGGACCACAGCTCCACAAaaccctcctcttccccccagCTGGCTGTGGCTGAAGTTGTGTTGGCCACAACTGTTCCTTCAGGCGAATTGGAGGTGGGTGGGCTGGCAGGTGGGTGTCACGTGGCCTGACCACTTGTGGCTGTCCCCATGTGCAGGTACATGATCATGCGGGAGTGCTGGCATGCCGTCCCCTCGCAGCGACCCACCTTCAAGCAGCTGGTGGAAGACCTGGACAGGGTCCTCACCGTGACTTCCACCGATGTGAGTGTGGCAGGATGGGCGTGGGAGGGGTCACTTGGTCACATGGGGGGCACTGTGATGACAGATGAGCACTGATGGCTCTGTCACCCTGGCAGGAGTACCTGGACCTCTCGGTGCCCTTCGAGCAGTACTCGCCGGCCGGCCAGGACACCCACAGCACCTGCTCCTCAGGGGACGACTCTGTCTTTGCACATGACCTGCTGCCCGACGAGCCCTGCCTGCCCAAGCACCCGCCCTGCAATGGCGTCATCCGGACGTGAGGACCCCCAGGGCACGTGGACAGACGGACGGGCAGGCGGGCAGCGTGCCCATGGAGGCGCGAGTGAGGGGCGCCGAGCATGAAACCGTAGTGAAGGATCTTCCAGTGGAACTGTGTGATGGTGCCTGGAGATTTGTGTTGTTGACAAGCTGttcagggtaaaaaaaaaaaaaaaaaaaaaaatttttttttttttttttttttttttttttttatttttttaatttttttttttccctattgcTGTATGAAAAGTCAAGAAGCACTGTTTGGCCTGAAGGAACTAATCTCTTGCCAAGATGACCTATcctagatgatttttttttgttcttcatttgtttgttttgtttactttttattttgttaggGGTTTTTCTTTACCACGCAGAATGTTGAACCTGGGGGGCGTTGCCCTCTCAGCCTCCGCGCTTGCGTTCCGAGTGCCAGAGTAACCGTTCTGTGCCTGCAATAcgaagaaaaaagaaacagaaatcttcctttaaaaaaaaaacaaaacacatgcaaaaaaaaaaggtgtaaagAATGTGGAAATTCTTCGCTTATGCAATCTGTACATGAACCTTTTTGGTGGAGCTGAAAAGCCACGTTGCCTGCAGGGattcatatatttataaaaatatctatatttttgtTGTCGTCGTTTTTATAGCTTCATGATCGTACTACCCAGCTACgtagaaggaagaagagaagacaAAGCTAAGTGAAATGCAAGTTGTTATGgagaaatgaaagtaaaaaatagTAAGAAGAGATGGTCAAGTCATCTGAAGTGTCAGCACCTTGGCCCTTGCACGGGGCTGGGAGAGATGGGTCCGAGCCAAGGCAGGAGcaagcagagcccagggatgggcagagaCCCTGTGCggtccctggggagcagagcatcACCCACCTGAGAGCAGAGGGTGCCCTGAATCCTGGCTCCTGGGTGCCCACACTGCATCTCCAGTCACACCCTGACCTTAGAGAACAGCCAATTAGGCGGGGGGTAAAGTAATAAATctcaggtttggggtttgcCTGTTCTCGCTTGCCAAGGGTGAGAGgggggagcagctgctccatgcACCCCTCGACACCAGAGGTTTGGCTCCATCTGTGTGCAGTGACTTGGAGAAAGAAGTTACGGGTACCTGTAGGCAAGAGCCTTTAACTTATATCAAAAAGGTTTATTCCAGAGAATCTGTGtatatatctataaatatatcgtgtatatatataaataaatatattaaaataaaagaatgtatAATACTAATGCAACATAAAGCAGTACTGAGAGAGGGAGTCTCAAAATATGAGCATTGTGATCTAGGATATACTGATCTGGGCAAAAGGAAAGATGTTTTTGATTGTTTTATATCttcacagttttgttttaaaaattgtacCTTAACATGTATATTTGTAAAGTTATTTATAGACATTAACATATCTGTTCATTGGTTTAAATAGCATAGTGTTACTGTAAACTTTAAATTTCACCAAACTTAAGGgtgtttttttaacttattaaaaatggagaaaaaatatattaatcaagtttttcctttgtgtttatGGGAAATATTGAAAGAATGTATAGATGTACAGTCCTTTAACAAATTACATTTAatgttataaatatatatatgtattcattaaaaaaatattagtttatCCTGGATTACAGTGAGCAAAGGtaagtttatttttcaatacATCACCAGTGgttaaaaccaaacaaatagCAGCAGAAAGATGATTTTTacatatttcagaaaaacaggGCCAAGAATTCTTCCATCAGTTTAACCACTGTGCATTAAGGGGGTGTGggtgtttatttttctattttcaaatgAAGGTATTCTTTGTGGTCGGTTTAATAACAAGTATGCAGCAAAGTGAAATGTTGACTTTGGATGGTGCAGGGTagggttttttctctcccctttgcCAGTACTGTTGTATTTTGGGCTTCAGAAATGCCATGTGAGCAAAATAGTGACACTGTTTGCTGGAGAGCTGCTACAGCTGCATATTCCTTTTGCATCTAACACATTGGAAAGTGCCAGTGATGCCTGATTTTTGGTGTTTAGAATGCTGTGCTGTTTCGTTCCTCAGTGCCAGATAGCTGTGTAAAAGCACAGGAGTGAACAAAAGAATGTTAGCATGGATAAAGCTGACAGtaggggaggtttggggtgaGGATTTtttgtgggtgggttttttttttttgatttggcttgttttggttttttttttgtttgtttgtttgttggttggttgttttttttgtccAGAAGACTTCTTTATGTACTACCAGAAAGAGGCAAAGCAAATTGCATcctgaattctttcttttcatttttatctggTGCATATTGCATATCAATGTTGCAGATTAACAGGATGACAGCATCTCatttaaggtatttttttttcttcttagagcCACAGAATCCTTatcctaaaataaataatttatagtTTGAGGTTACTTCAGTGGAAGTTTGAGAAGGTAGATTTCtatagatttttgttttgttgaaataaaaaaaaaagaattttttggtattttcttaCAAATGTCTGCTAATTGTGTACATTCCAAGTACTCGAAGCAAAGAGTTTTcctgtactgaaaaaaaaaatgtacaaaactGTGCATGGTTTTAAATGTTACTagatattataaatatatatataatttattgaGTTTTTACAAGATGTATCTGTTGTAGACTTGTTGACTTTAACATTTCTTATTCGATGCTTATATAGTTTTATAGCCTGGACTATTATctttaaaagcttaaaaaaattaaaagttccaattttgttacattttatACTGTTGATGTTACAATCCACAGGTTTGCATAGTGTGATTTTTGCAATGAGCAACTctgttccatttattttaatactgtACTTCTGTGCCTGACGGCTGCAGCTGTCAAAGGTGTGAGATGAAcactaaataaaattattctgcttttgttaACATGGGAAA is a window of Sylvia atricapilla isolate bSylAtr1 chromosome 4, bSylAtr1.pri, whole genome shotgun sequence DNA encoding:
- the FGFR3 gene encoding fibroblast growth factor receptor 3 isoform X3 yields the protein MSEAGGAAAAALPRRRSGGMRAAWGSVWCLCLAAAVGGMPAARRGGGKAAAARSGGQPAEYLTSETAFLEELVFGNGDTIELSCNTQGSSVSVFWFKDGIGIAPTNRTHIGQKLLKIINVSYDDSGLYSCKPRHSNEVLGNFTVRVTDSPSSGDDEDDDDESEDTGVPFWTRPDKMEKKLLAVPAANTVRFRCPAGGNPTPSIYWLKNGKEFKGEHRIGGIKLRHQQWSLVMESVVPSDRGNYTCVVENKYGNIRHTYQLDVLERSPHRPILQAGLPANQTVVVGSNVEFHCKVYSDAQPHIQWLKHVEVNGSKYGPDGTPYVTVLKTAGVNTTDKELEILYLRNVTFEDAGEYTCLAGNSIGFSHHSAWLTVLPAEELMEMDDSGSVYTGILSYGTGFFLLLLVLVLVIVWRMKMPNKKAMNTPTVQKVSKFPLKRQQVSLESNSSMNSNTPLVRITRLSSSDGPMLANVSELELPPDPKWELTRSRLTLGKPLGEGCFGQVVMAEAIGIDKDKPNKAITVAVKMLKDDATDKDLSDLVSEMEMMKMIGKHKNIINLLGACTQDGPLYVLVEYASKGNLREYLRARRPPGMDYSFDTCKLPEEQLTFKDLVSCAYQVARGMEYLASQKCIHRDLAARNVLVTEDNVMKIADFGLARDVHNIDYYKKTTNGRLPVKWMAPEALFDRVYTHQSDVWSFGVLLWEIFTLGGSPYPGIPVEELFKLLKEGHRMDKPANCTHDLYMIMRECWHAVPSQRPTFKQLVEDLDRVLTVTSTDEYLDLSVPFEQYSPAGQDTHSTCSSGDDSVFAHDLLPDEPCLPKHPPCNGVIRT
- the FGFR3 gene encoding fibroblast growth factor receptor 3 isoform X4, whose translation is MRAAWGSVWCLCLAAAVGGMPAARRGGGKAAAARSGGQPAEYLTSETAFLEELVFGNGDTIELSCNTQGSSVSVFWFKDGIGIAPTNRTHIGQKLLKIINVSYDDSGLYSCKPRHSNEVLGNFTVRVTDSPSSGDDEDDDDESEDTGVPFWTRPDKMEKKLLAVPAANTVRFRCPAGGNPTPSIYWLKNGKEFKGEHRIGGIKLRHQQWSLVMESVVPSDRGNYTCVVENKYGNIRHTYQLDVLERSPHRPILQAGLPANQTVVVGSNVEFHCKVYSDAQPHIQWLKHVEVNGSKYGPDGTPYVTVLKTAGVNTTDKELEILYLRNVTFEDAGEYTCLAGNSIGFSHHSAWLTVLPAEELMEMDDSGSVYTGILSYGTGFFLLLLVLVLVIVWRMKMPNKKAMNTPTVQKVSKFPLKRQVSLESNSSMNSNTPLVRITRLSSSDGPMLANVSELELPPDPKWELTRSRLTLGKPLGEGCFGQVVMAEAIGIDKDKPNKAITVAVKMLKDDATDKDLSDLVSEMEMMKMIGKHKNIINLLGACTQDGPLYVLVEYASKGNLREYLRARRPPGMDYSFDTCKLPEEQLTFKDLVSCAYQVARGMEYLASQKCIHRDLAARNVLVTEDNVMKIADFGLARDVHNIDYYKKTTNGRLPVKWMAPEALFDRVYTHQSDVWSFGVLLWEIFTLGGSPYPGIPVEELFKLLKEGHRMDKPANCTHDLYMIMRECWHAVPSQRPTFKQLVEDLDRVLTVTSTDEYLDLSVPFEQYSPAGQDTHSTCSSGDDSVFAHDLLPDEPCLPKHPPCNGVIRT
- the FGFR3 gene encoding fibroblast growth factor receptor 3 isoform X1, which encodes MSEAGGAAAAALPRRRSGGMRAAWGSVWCLCLAAAVGGMPAARRGGGKAAAARSGGQPAEYLTSETAFLEELVFGNGDTIELSCNTQGSSVSVFWFKDGIGIAPTNRTHIGQKLLKIINVSYDDSGLYSCKPRHSNEVLGNFTVRVTDSPSSGDDEDDDDESEDTGVPFWTRPDKMEKKLLAVPAANTVRFRCPAGGNPTPSIYWLKNGKEFKGEHRIGGIKLRHQQWSLVMESVVPSDRGNYTCVVENKYGNIRHTYQLDVLERSPHRPILQAGLPANQTVVVGSNVEFHCKVYSDAQPHIQWLKHVEVNGSKYGPDGTPYVTVLKSWISKNAEADANLNLFNVTEQDEGEYLCRANNFVGIAEKPFWLHIRKPKPAEELMEMDDSGSVYTGILSYGTGFFLLLLVLVLVIVWRMKMPNKKAMNTPTVQKVSKFPLKRQQVSLESNSSMNSNTPLVRITRLSSSDGPMLANVSELELPPDPKWELTRSRLTLGKPLGEGCFGQVVMAEAIGIDKDKPNKAITVAVKMLKDDATDKDLSDLVSEMEMMKMIGKHKNIINLLGACTQDGPLYVLVEYASKGNLREYLRARRPPGMDYSFDTCKLPEEQLTFKDLVSCAYQVARGMEYLASQKCIHRDLAARNVLVTEDNVMKIADFGLARDVHNIDYYKKTTNGRLPVKWMAPEALFDRVYTHQSDVWSFGVLLWEIFTLGGSPYPGIPVEELFKLLKEGHRMDKPANCTHDLYMIMRECWHAVPSQRPTFKQLVEDLDRVLTVTSTDEYLDLSVPFEQYSPAGQDTHSTCSSGDDSVFAHDLLPDEPCLPKHPPCNGVIRT